DNA from Corynebacterium aurimucosum ATCC 700975:
AAAGACAGCCAAGAAGACGGCTAAGAAAACCGCGAAAAAGACTGCGAAGAAGACGGCTAAAAAGACAGCCAAGAAAACTGCTAAGAAGACAACTCGCAAGTCTGCGCAGAAGGCGACGAAGAAGACCGCCAAGAAAACTGTGCGTAAGTCGGCGGCTAAGAAGGCAACCTCGCCTGAAAGCTCTGAGTCTGCTGATGAGCTCGCAGAGGATCAGAACGACGAGTTGGATGCCGAAACCAACGATGATGCCGATATCGACTTCGATCCGGACAACGCAGAGTTGGACGAGGACGACGAGTTCGGTGACGACGATGACGACCTCGAGGGCGAGGACTCTGAAGAAGAGGATGACGGCTCATCTGTCTGGGATGAGGATGAGTCCGCAGCCCTGCGTCAGGCTCGCAAGGACGCAGAGCTAACTGCCTCGGCAGACTCTGTCCGCGCCTACCTGAAGCAAATCGGCAAGGTCGCCCTGCTCAACGCAGAGCAGGAGGTTTCCTTGGCCAAGCGCATCGAGGCCGGCCTGTACGCTCAATACCGCATGGATGAGATGGAAAAGGCCCGTGCCGAGGGCGACAAGGCCGCCAAGCTCTCCCCCATGGAGAAGCGCGATATGCGCGCCATCGCCCGTGATGGACGCAAGGCAAAGAATCACCTCCTCGAAGCAAACCTCCGCCTCGTGGTGTCCTTGGCTAAGCGCTACACAGGCCGCGGCATGGCATTCTTGGACCTCATCCAGGAAGGCAACTTGGGCCTGATCCGCGCCGTTGAGAAGTTCGACTACACCAAGGGATATAAGTTCTCCACTTATGCCACGTGGTGGATTCGCCAGGCCATCACCCGCGCCATGGCGGATCAGGCACGTACCATTCGCATTCCGGTGCACATGGTGGAGGTCATCAACAAGCTGGGCCGTATCCAGCGTGAGCTGTTGCAGGACTTGGGCCGCGAGCCTACCCCTCTGGAGCTGGCGAAGGAAATGGACATCACCGAGGAAAAGGTGCTGGAGATCCAGCAGTATGCCCGCGAGCCTATTTCTCTGGATCAGACCATCGGTGATGAGGGTGACTCCCAGCTCGGTGATTTCATCGAGGATTCCGAGGCAGTCATTGCCGTCGACGCCGTGTCCTTCACTTTGTTGCAGGACCAGCTCC
Protein-coding regions in this window:
- a CDS encoding RNA polymerase sigma factor, with the protein product MAATDSSDQVLGEGESTSEASAPAQKTAKKTAKKTAKKTAKKTAKKTAKKTAKKTAKKTAKKTTRKSAQKATKKTAKKTVRKSAAKKATSPESSESADELAEDQNDELDAETNDDADIDFDPDNAELDEDDEFGDDDDDLEGEDSEEEDDGSSVWDEDESAALRQARKDAELTASADSVRAYLKQIGKVALLNAEQEVSLAKRIEAGLYAQYRMDEMEKARAEGDKAAKLSPMEKRDMRAIARDGRKAKNHLLEANLRLVVSLAKRYTGRGMAFLDLIQEGNLGLIRAVEKFDYTKGYKFSTYATWWIRQAITRAMADQARTIRIPVHMVEVINKLGRIQRELLQDLGREPTPLELAKEMDITEEKVLEIQQYAREPISLDQTIGDEGDSQLGDFIEDSEAVIAVDAVSFTLLQDQLQDVLTTLSEREAGVVRLRFGLTDGMPRTLDEIGQVYGVTRERIRQIESKTMSKLRHPSRSQVLRDYLD